Part of the Polyangiaceae bacterium genome is shown below.
CGATTGTCAGCGCCACGATCCGATCACTCGGCGCCTCTTCGATCTCGTGCGGCAAAGGCACTCCGAGCACGAGCGGCAGGTTTGCTACCTTCAGCCCTCGCTGCGCTAGAAGCGTCGAAAGCGGCGTCTTGGACGTGCGCGACACACCCACGAGAATGATGTCTGCGCGACGGAAGTTCCGCGGCTCTTTGCCGTCGTCGCTCTTCACCGCAAACTCGACCGCTTCGATGCGCCGGAAGTACTCGTCGCTGAGCGGCAACATCGCGCTCGGCAGGTTGATCGGTTCGCGATCCAGAAATGCACTCAGCTTGCCGATGAGCGATCCGATGACGTCGATCGCTTCGATGCGCAGCTCGGCCGTCGCCGAATGAATGAACTCACGCAGCTCGGGACTGACGACGGTGAAGACGAGCAGCGCGTTTTCTTTCGCTGCACGTTCGAGCACCGGACGCGCGACCTCTTTCGTGCGCACGCGCGTGTGCAGGCGAATCTGCACGCCCGGTTGCGGAAACTGCAGCAGCGCTGCACGCACGACCTTCTCGGCCGTTTCTCCGGTCGAGTCGCTGAGCACGTCGATGAACTTCATCATGGGCACACTCATACTAGAGCGGCGAGTCATTTGGATCGAGGTTGATTCGGGATGCCCACGCGGACTCTACTGGAAGAGGCTCTTCAGCTTGTCCATGAAGCTCGGCTCGTGCTCATCCGGCGCGCTCGGCGCTTCGCCCAGCGTCTCCGCAAGTCGTTCGATGAGCTCGCGTTGCTCCGTCGTTACCTTGGTCGGCACCTCGATGCCGATCTCCACGAGCTGATCACCTCGACCGCCGACGACGCGTCGTGGAATCCCCTTGCCCTTGACGCGAAGCACGGCTCCAGGCTGCGTGCCCGCTGGGATGCGCAGCTTGCCTTTCCCCTCGAGCGTCTTGATTTCGATCTCGCCACCAAGCGCTGCGATGGGGAACGAGATGGGTATGGTACAAACGACGTCGTCACCCGCGCGTCGGAAAAACTCGTGCGGAGCGACGCGAATCGTAAGCTCCAGATCCCCCGGTCCACGATCGGGACGCGTGCAGTTGCCCCCTCGTTCGACGAGCCGTGTTGCACCGTTTTCGATGCCTGCGGGAATCGTGATTTCGATGGTCTTCTTCTTCGTGACGAGACCCGCACCATGACACGTGTTGCAAGGATCCGTGACGATGCGTCCGGTGCCTCGGCAACGCGTGCAAGGCTTTTCGATGGCGATCGGGAACATGCCTTGTTGCACACGGATGCGTCCGCGACCCATGCACATGTCGCAACGATCGGTCTTGGAACCTTTGGCTGCGCCCGTTCCTACGCAATCGCCGCACGGTTCGACGCGATCGTACGTCAGCTCTTTCGTGCAGCCGAACGCGGCTTCTTCGAAGCTGATGCGGATTTCCTTCTGCAGGTTGCCGCGGTCGCCCACCTTGATGCCGAGCGCTCCCAGCAGATCGCCGAAGATGCCGTCGATGTTGATGTCGTTGATGTCGACGTAACCGCCAGCGAACGGGTTCGACGGTTGTCCTCCCGCGCCTCCGACACCCATCGGGCCAAACCTGTCGAACGCCGCACGTTTTTGCGGATCACTCAGGATTTGATAAGCCGCGTTGATTTCCTTGAACCGCTGATGAGCGCCATCGTCTCCGGGGTTTTTGTCCGGATGATGCTGCCCCGCAAGCTTGCGGAACGCGCTCTTGATCTCGTCCTGTGTTGCCGTTCGGCCAACACCGAGAACGTCGTAGGGATCGCGCACGAAGCCCCAGATAGCACTGTTGCGGCCCGTTTCCCAGCCTCAGATGACGCTTCTCGTCACGGCAGCTCCCCGCGCGTCGGGCATTCCCCCTCGCCCTGAAAGTCGCCCAGCGTCCGAGCCTGCGCGAGCACGTAGTCGTAGGCGCTCTCGATCACCACACCGGAAAAGAGTACGTGGCCGCGTCGAGCGAGGTTTGCCGCGACAATTCTACGTTATCGGACAAGCTCGAAAACACGCTGCCAACCCCGCTCCCACGTGATAACATTCATACATGGACCTAGCGACAGTACGTGGTCGGGTGCGGGGTGGGCGGCTCGAGGTGGACACACAACTCGATCTCCCTGATGACACTGAGGTCGAGCTTGCTGTCATCGTCGAGATGGACGATGCGCTGGAGGACCAAGAGCGTTTGCGTCTCGATGACTTCCTCCGAGCCTCCATGGCCGAAATGGAGGCGGGTCGCGTGGTGTCCTTCGACGAGGTCCTCGCGGAGATTTGACAGGGTGCCGCGTTATCGTGTCATCGTCACCGAGATGGCGCGGGAGCAGGTGCGCGAAATCTCCCGGTGGTGGAAGGCGAATCGGCCGCAACGTCCGAATCTCTTTCGCGAGGAGCTTGCTGGCGCAAGGCATCTGCTCCTTCGGATTCCCAACGCGGGTTCCCGCTACCGCTTGTCGAAATATCCCAACGTCCGACGGCTCCTCTTGCTCCGCACGCGCCACCACGTCTACTACGTCGTCAACGAGACGCAGCGGCTCGTCACCATTCTTGCCGTATGGCACACGTCCCGCGAATACGGCCCGCCGCTTTGATGACGCTTCTCATCACGGCAGCTCCCCGCGCGTCGGGCATTCCCCCTCGCCCTGAAAGTCGCCCAGCGTCCGAGCCTGCGCGAGCACGTAGTCGTAGGCGCTCTCGATGACCACACCGGAAAGGTTGTACTTGTCGGCCGGAAACGCCTTCGCAAGATCAGCATCCTTGACCGCTTGAAGCTCGGCAATCGTCGTTTCGCCGTCCATGTCGAGGTCGCTGTCGGCGATGTACTGCGCATACCGCTCGGTCAGCTCGACGCCCGCCGTCACGCTGTTGAAAAACCAGTGATCACCGTGAATCGTCGGCTTGATGGCGACCGACCCGCCCGCCGGAACGGCAAACCCCGCCAGCCCGTTTTCATCGGCGCAATCGTCGAACGACGTCCCCGCGGGTAGTGCCCACTTGAACGTCTTCTTCGTCGTCCCATTGTCAATCTCGCCCTCGATGTACACCGATGCCTTGTTGTCCACGAGCAACGCCTTGTCCGCATCGGTCGTCGGCTCGAGCGCCTTCGCATCCGCGCCCGCGTTTGGAAGGTCAAACCCGAAGCGATCCCATCGTGTCGCTTCCACACCGTTCCACGTGTGCACGATGTAACCTCCAGCAGGAACGTTCATCAGATCGAGCACGTAGACGCCGGGTGCGGTGAGTTTGTCCGTGGCATCCGATCGAGATGCACGGAAGTTGCCGATGGCGATGACGAAGCGGCTGTACTTGACGTTCCATCCATCGAGGATGTTCTCTTCGCCCATGCCCGCGGACAAACCGTTGGGAATCGTATCTTCGGCTTCGACGAAGATCTGCACGTTGCCCGCGTCCGTGGTCCCTGATCCATCGCCGCAGCCAAGGGCCAAGCTCGCGAGCGCACCGAGAAGCGAGAGATACTTTGCATTCGAAGGTTTTGTTACGGTCATCAAGCGGATCTAGTGCGTGACCGCGGACCTGTCGATGACGGGACGGCTCGAGTCCCTCTGAACGCATCCAGCTACGTCTTCGCTACAGTGCCCGGTCCTCTCGCGAGCACCTGCCTACGTCTTCGAGCCGTGGTTTGGTCCCATCGGCAGCGCTTGCTTTCGTCTCCGACACGTAGCCGGTCCTTGTGCGAGCACGCGGCGACGCCTTCAATCCTTGCCATCGGTCACATTCGAATCACCGGGCCACGGCTTCGAGGCGCAGGCGGGTCCATTCGAAAGCACGCGGCGACGTCTTCGACACATTCGCCGATGCTGTTTGAATGACTAGGTATTATTGAGGTTTGTTTTCGCCGGCCGATTCATTGGATTTGCCGGCCATTTCCATGTTGTGAAGCGTATCGAAGAAACCGAAGACGCGTTGTTCGAGGTCTCGGGGCAGGTTCGCGTCGCGTTCGATTTCTTTTTTCAGGTCTTTGCGGAAACGATTGAGTAGCCCCATCGTTTTCGTTCGCAAGACGAGCGCTTGGGCGCGAGCGGCTTTGGGCACGTCGGCTCGTTCGTCGAGCAATCCTTCGAGCTTCTCGGCTTCGGTCAAAAAGGACGTGGCGACATCCAAGAGCGTTCGGTTCGGGTCCCACGGGAGCACGAACATTTTCAATGGTTCGCCGAGGGATTGGAGCAGTGGTTTGCGCTTCATTGCGCGTTCCGCTTCGGTCGCGTACGAACCGGTCAACTCATCGAGTGACGGAATGAAGGCTTCTCGAATTTGTCGCGCAGCAGCGACCATTTCGAGCGATGCATCGGGATCGTGAAAACATGCCTCGGTGACGAAGTACATGACGCGACCGAGGCGATCGTGGCGTTCGTCGGTCGTACGAAGCTCGATCTTGTACGGGGGCGACGTAATGGCTTCTGGGATGGCATCGATGGATATGCGCGCCTCGTGCAGGTCTTCTTTGTAATACGCGCCGGCCTTGCTCGCATTGAGCGCATCCGTGCGTTCGACGAAGAGATTGCGCAATCCACGACGAATCGTGACAATGCTGTAGTTCATGTGAGCGATGTTGGCATGGATGCGTGAGGGGTGTCAACGTTTCTGTCGGCGCTGGTCGACTCGACACTTGGGGGTGGAGGTCGGTAGCGAAGCGCGTCGGAGCCGCATGAGCTTGACACTTCCCTGCGACGCTGTGTACGGTCGGCGCGCAACATGGTGCGACCATACTCGTCTCAGCGGCGACGTTGCGCGTTTTCATGGTGCGTGGAGGCCGGAGTGAGCCGCATCGATGTTGACAAGAAGAGTTTGGAAGGAGCTTGGAAACGTCATGAAGAGCTAGGGCGAAAAAATCCCGCGCACGATGACCACCTGCTTCTGCTGCTGTACGCGGTCGAATGTTGTCTTAATCATTGCCTCATGAGTCGGGAAAAACTTCACCATACGTCCCGCATTCCCGAGGATGCACGGTTTGGGCATGCCATCGATCGTTTGGCTGCGAAGCTTGGAGCGCCCGAGATAAGGGGATATACCGCTGAGACGCCATCGGGAACGTATATCGCACCGGAAAACCTTCATTCGCTTTTTCGCTATGGCGGACGACTGACTCGGCAAGACCGTGATCAGCTATTGCATAGCCTTCAATCCGTCCTGAATTGGGCTGCGGAGAACCAGTCATGAATTTATTCCTCACGCACCGAGACGTGGCGCGCCGCCTGCAAAACGCCAAAGCAGCTCCTTGGGTGGATGTCGTGAGCAATCCGCATGAAATCCGCATTTATGTCGCGGATGATGCGCGACAAGGGGTCCCGACCGTATTGTCTCACTTGCTCGGCGGGGCATGGGATCCTCTTGGTTCTCTCGTAAAACTCCAAAGCGTGCCAGGCACCGACCGCATACTCCCGGTTCATTACGCTTCGCCAGATGAAATTTGGCCTGTCGTGACTCGTCCCTTGTGGAAAGGGCAAGGGATTATCGATTTGCCGCCGTTTCCCGACGACCGCACGATTGCTTCATACCATTCTTACAAAGGCGGTGTCGGTAGGACGACGACGCTTTTGGCCACGTTGGCGGCTCTGCTGCAACGTCGTCCTCCGTCGCGTGTGCTCGTGGTGGATGCGGACGTCGAGGCTCCGGGGTTGACGTGGATGCTGCGCCGATCCGAAGTCGAGCGCCCATCGTTTCTCGATACGTTGGCCTTGATTCACGATGCTGATGACTGGCGTGTCGAAGCAATTCCTTTGGTTGCCTCGCTCGTGCGCACTTGGCCCGTGACGCTCGACCTGCCCGACGTGGGCCAGCGCGAATTCTTCTTTTTGCCAGCCATGCGCAATTCGCACGACTTGCTCGAGCCTCCCGTGATACCGGAGCAGGTCGTGCGGCGCCATGGCCGCGCGTTCGTCGTCGGCGATGCTCTTCACGCGCTCGCCGTGGCATTGGACGTGAACGTGGTTCTCGTCGATGCGCGCGCGGGAATCAGCGAATTCGCCTCCCCTCTGTTTCTTGATCCGCGTATCGAATCATTTGCGGTGACGACATGTGACTCGCAATCCGTCGAAGGCACGCTCGTGGCCCTGGACGCTGCGCGCGAGCGCGGCGTAGCGCGTACGACGGTGGTCGTCTCCATGGTTCCGCCGGGCGACGCAGGCGAACATGCGTTGACGCATACGCGCACTCGGTTGCTCGAATCTCTGGTGGAGCCCATGCCGGCCAGCGCGGAAACGCTGAGCCAAGCGGATGCAAACATCGAAGTATTGGCCGCCGACTTTGCTCAGGAGCTATTGGGCGGCGGTGCAATCGAAGATCTGCTGGGCATACGCATACCCGGCACGAGGTTGGGCAAGGACGTGGGCTCCGCTCTTGCCACGCGGTTGGTTCATCAAATAGTGGCTCCCGTCGTGCCCACCATGCCCTTCAGCATCGATGAATTCATTCGGCTGACCGAGCGCATGGAATACGCGGAATTGAATGCCGAGCCGGGGTTGTTGAGCATTCCGGCATTGCGGGCGCTGGTTACGATGGCGCCCAATCAATTGCCGAATCGCGTCGTCTTGGGAGCAAAGGGAGCAGGAAAAACCTTTGCCTGGGGTCAAATGGTGCTCGCAGGAGATTGGTCCACGTTTGCACAACGTGTTCGGGATGGAAGCCCCCTGCCACCAGTTCCCATTCTTCCCCTGCTACAATCTGAGGATCTCGGCGATGCATGGACGGAAAAAATACGCCGCAAGGAGCGGGAATTGGGCATCGAGGGTATCTCCCCCATCGACGCATTGTCGCATTTGGAGAAGGCCGACGAGTCCATCGACCCGGTCGCCGTGTGGGTGAACGTCATCCGCGCGCGACTCGCATTGCCCCAAGAGCCTCCGTCCGATGTGCTGACGTTGGTGAATCAAATTCGTGAACGATTCGAACGTGTCATTCTGGTGACCGATGGGCTGGAACGTTTTTTTCAAATCGATCCAGATTCGCCCATGCCCGAAAGCAAACGACGTCTGTTGCGCGCATTGTTGCAGGACATTCCCAATCGGTTGCGAGAACAGCCGGAATGTCCCTTGGGATTGGTTACATTTCTGCGTCGCGATTTGGCTGCGGCCGTCATTACCCAGAACTTCGGCCAATTCGAGGCGCGCAATGCAGACACGTCCCTTCGCTGGTCGCCCACCGAGGCCATTCGTCTCGTGGGTTGGCTGCTGCAATCTGCGCATTGGCCGCCCATTCAAAACATCGCCATCAACGAAGCGCGCATGGAGGATTTGGTATCCGTACTCTACGGCTTCTGGAACGAAAAAATGGGGGGCGACAAAGATGCCAAGACTTGGAAATGGGTTTTGGCAGCCTTGAGCGATTTCAATGCCGTGGTTCAAGCGCGCGACTTGGTTCGATTTCTCCGGGCAGCCGCACAGCAACATGCCAAGCCGGACTTGCCGCTCGCGCCCGCTGCAATGAGGAAGGCCATTCCGGAAGTGTCAGCGAAGAAAGTGGACGAGTTGGAAAGCGAAATTCCAGGGTTGCGCCCCGTGTTCGACAAGCTGCGCCGCGTTTCCCCCGAGCTTCGCGTCGTTCCATTCATCCCCGCCGACCTGAGTCTTACGTCCGCCGAAGTCGCATTCCTCGAAACCCTCGGCTTGCTCATTCGACCCGATCGCCCCGAAGACGATGCGTACCTGCAAGAGGTGGTACGACATGGTTTGGGTTATGGACTGGGTCGACGTGGACGTGCCCGTATCGTCTCGCTGTATACGCAAGCTTTGCGGCGAACGGGTTGACGAACTCATCATCGCCCATACCTTGTCCGCACCCGCGCACAACCTGGGTCGCGCACGAACCTGTGAGCGCGGGCAAGCTCCTGAAACGAGGGGTTGGACGAGGTGTTTCGTCGGGAATCCATTTGGACAGCAGAAAGCCGGGTTTTTCGTCCGCATTGCGCCTGTGAATGCGCAGCCGGTGCTGCTCTGCGAGCGGCGCGGCTCCCCTACGCGCGAGCAGGCGGCCTCCACCACGGACAAACCACAATGCTCGCGCAAGAGTTCGATCCGGGCCGCGCGCACTGACGCGGTCGGTGCCGGTGCCTCCCATGCAAGACCAAGCTCCGTGTCGAAGCCCATACTCCGATTCGACGTATTCGCCGAGCTGACGAGCAGGAACCGATCATCAATGGCGAGCACCTTCGCGTGAATGAACACCGAGCAGCCCTTGCCGGCTTTTTTGCCTTGGAACCGAGCGGGCGGCGCGCTGCTCGGTTAATCGCAGAATCCGATGCTGGTAGAGATCGAGATCCATTCTTTACCCTTCTCGGGCAACACAAGGCATAGGGCGGTCCATACGTCGGATCAGCGCATTGCCAATTTCATCGGACGAAAGATATTGATTTTCTATATAAATCAAACGCTCAGCTTGCTCGATGGCTCGCAGGTGCAAATGGTACAGCTCGTGGACCGCTTTTGGATCCTCGATACGTGGCAGCGTGCGCGCCAGTCCGACCTGAGGCGCGTCCACTTCGAGCGTCGGCGTGATCGGAATTGAATACGGCGCGACGAATGGCATTCGAGCGGCTCCGCGGTTGCGCGCTGCCAGCGCTCGCAAAACCAGCCGCGCAAAACGTCGACCGCATCGCCCGTCACGTAGGCTTGAACGTTGAAAGGGTCGAAGGAGAACCAACGATTATGACGAGGCGACTGGGCGGCGATCATCCCAGCGACGCTCCAGCGCCCAGAAGCAGGCGATGACCACGATGAGCTTTTGATGATGCCGCCCCGGGGCATGTTGTCCATTTTGAAATGAATGCGCTCGTGCCCACGCAGCTTGAACAGAAGTTTTTGTAATGGAATGCGCTCGAATGCGAATACAGGAGATGAGTCCCACGCGAGTATGTAGACCTGACACAACAGAGGGCGCGATCGCAGGCGTGGGCCGGAAGCAACGCGACACTGTTTTGAATTGCCACCCGCCACAAATGGATCGCTTTGCCACACACGTCGTAGACCGCCTTGTAGTATGCGACCATGATGAGCGGCCGAAGCAGGCGCAGCACGCGCAGGTAGGGGGCCCACAGGCAAGTGATCCGATGCTTGTCGCACGCCTCTAGTGCGAAAGCCCGACGGGAGGGCCACGAAACAGGATGGTGAGCGGCATCACGGGAAATGCGGCCAGCTGGGGCGCATAGGGCGCAACAGCGGAAGCGGCAGTGAAGCGGCAGATCATCGTTTGCGCGGCAATCGCGTCACCGGCGGGCGGATAAGCTCGGGCCGCGTTCGTCCTGGCGTACCGACAAGGCGTTTGACCCGGGGCCTTCAGCGTGTCACGAGTGCACAGCGAGGTTCGGAAAACCGGTCGGATCCGGTCCACGGTAGGCAGAACTGGTAGGTGTCGAGTATCGGCAGGCGAGTAAGCGTGCGCTGGTGCCGGATGGTCCGCCAAAGCGACGAGCGGAGCTGGGCTGATCCAGTTGGGCACGACCTCTTGCCGCAACGATGTCCGGACGAACCCCGATATCACCAGGCGCGAGATATGCGGCCCCCCACGTCCTCCGTGGATGTTGTAGGTCATGACCCGGAGGGGGCGCATGGCAGCCGATCGGAGCGAATCGCGTGCCAGGGAGGCGCGTGAAAGCGGCCGGGCGGCAATTGCTTCAGTACATCCGGCCGTATTGGCGAACGGTTACATCTTGGTAATCGTGTACGTGTCGATGACGGGGTCGCTCGCATCCGCGGTCAGCTCGTGCGATTCGATGGAGAGCGTCGTCTTGTTTGCCTTGACGAACGAATAAAAGCCGAAGACGCTCGTGCCATCGTACGTTCGGCTGGCATCCGTCCAGGCGCTCGTGCCATTGCCATACGCATCGGCTCCAGCGCCTGCGCAAACCATGTAAATGGTGCCTTTGTCGGGCGTGGGTTGCACAACGGGCTCGAGCGTTCCGGGAGCGAGTGGTCCGGACAGCGGCTTCGTGCGTTCGTAATTGTGATCGTGTCCCAGGGCGAGCAAGTCGACGTGGTACTTGTCCCAGATTGGCACGAAAAATTCACGACCGCGCAAAACGTCCGAATCTTCGCCGTGGCTCGATGACGAAAATTCAGCGTGATGGTGCGAAACGATGATCCACGGGACATTGGTGCGATTGGCATTTGCGGCTTCGAGGTCTTTTTCGAGCCATGCTTTCAAGAGGGGAGCGTATTCGGTGTCGCCATTGGGCGAGGTCACCCAGAAGTCGTCGAGGATGACGATATGCACGGGGCCGACGTCGACCGAATAGAAAAGCTCGCTGTATTTGGGAAACTTGGCGTCCTGGGGCAGCACCAGGTTCGAATAGAAGTGGACGGCGTGGTTTTCGTGATTGCCGTGCGTGGGCAGCATGAGGATTTGGCCGAGTGACGACAGCGTGCCATCGGAATCTTTCCACGAAAGAT
Proteins encoded:
- a CDS encoding type II toxin-antitoxin system RelE/ParE family toxin, with the translated sequence MPRYRVIVTEMAREQVREISRWWKANRPQRPNLFREELAGARHLLLRIPNAGSRYRLSKYPNVRRLLLLRTRHHVYYVVNETQRLVTILAVWHTSREYGPPL
- a CDS encoding kinase/pyrophosphorylase, whose product is MPMMKFIDVLSDSTGETAEKVVRAALLQFPQPGVQIRLHTRVRTKEVARPVLERAAKENALLVFTVVSPELREFIHSATAELRIEAIDVIGSLIGKLSAFLDREPINLPSAMLPLSDEYFRRIEAVEFAVKSDDGKEPRNFRRADIILVGVSRTSKTPLSTLLAQRGLKVANLPLVLGVPLPHEIEEAPSDRIVALTIGLDQLCEIRQARLRQLGMPPETNYAMREHVRQELEFANNIFRAHPEWPVVDVTGRAIEETAVIILESINERSKAAHS
- the dnaJ gene encoding molecular chaperone DnaJ, with the translated sequence MRDPYDVLGVGRTATQDEIKSAFRKLAGQHHPDKNPGDDGAHQRFKEINAAYQILSDPQKRAAFDRFGPMGVGGAGGQPSNPFAGGYVDINDINIDGIFGDLLGALGIKVGDRGNLQKEIRISFEEAAFGCTKELTYDRVEPCGDCVGTGAAKGSKTDRCDMCMGRGRIRVQQGMFPIAIEKPCTRCRGTGRIVTDPCNTCHGAGLVTKKKTIEITIPAGIENGATRLVERGGNCTRPDRGPGDLELTIRVAPHEFFRRAGDDVVCTIPISFPIAALGGEIEIKTLEGKGKLRIPAGTQPGAVLRVKGKGIPRRVVGGRGDQLVEIGIEVPTKVTTEQRELIERLAETLGEAPSAPDEHEPSFMDKLKSLFQ